From the Chitinispirillum alkaliphilum genome, one window contains:
- a CDS encoding Glycosyl transferase, with translation MKIMVTLDFAPERGGIQNYLGEIVRHTFSSSDMVFVGAAGKVDQTEQNFPCPIRYFSTFLSKWNKKLSLISMLTPLFLTLRSKRDKKINIECGNVYAAVAPYLLSFFFDVNYSVYSYGTELIALRKKNIRSLFLIKVLKKAQVVFVLGSYTQQLLRECGYDGEVRVVTPKIQLPGVVKEKVDISKKLRILTVGRLVYHKGHDLLLKALSSVDKYFDWTLVIAGTGQEKNRLLRLSCVLGVGSRVEILEGLTDSELSEQYSLADLFVLYSRECREGTEGFGIVLLEAMAHRIPIIASRAGGIPDVLDNGECGMLVEPHNPQKLKDAIDIMARDKEMRLGYVEKAQNRLRELYVW, from the coding sequence ATGAAAATCATGGTAACGCTTGATTTCGCTCCTGAAAGAGGGGGGATTCAAAACTATCTGGGTGAAATAGTTCGTCATACCTTTTCTTCATCAGATATGGTTTTCGTTGGAGCTGCAGGAAAAGTGGATCAAACTGAGCAAAATTTTCCCTGCCCCATACGCTATTTTTCTACATTTCTTTCGAAATGGAACAAAAAACTATCCCTGATATCAATGCTTACTCCATTGTTTCTCACACTTAGATCAAAAAGGGACAAAAAAATAAATATCGAGTGTGGAAATGTTTATGCAGCGGTTGCCCCCTATCTGCTCTCCTTTTTTTTCGATGTAAATTATTCTGTTTATTCATACGGAACAGAGCTTATTGCACTCCGAAAAAAAAACATTCGATCCCTTTTTCTTATCAAAGTTTTGAAAAAAGCTCAGGTAGTGTTTGTTCTTGGCAGTTATACCCAACAGCTCTTAAGGGAGTGTGGATATGATGGAGAAGTCAGAGTGGTTACACCGAAAATCCAACTTCCCGGGGTTGTAAAGGAAAAGGTTGACATATCCAAAAAATTGAGAATTTTAACGGTAGGGCGACTGGTTTATCATAAAGGGCACGATTTACTTCTTAAAGCACTGTCGTCTGTTGACAAATATTTTGACTGGACTCTCGTAATTGCGGGAACCGGACAGGAGAAAAACAGGCTTCTCAGGCTTTCATGCGTGTTGGGAGTGGGTAGCAGAGTTGAAATACTGGAAGGGTTAACGGATTCAGAACTCTCTGAGCAGTACAGTCTTGCCGATCTTTTTGTGCTTTATTCCAGGGAGTGCAGAGAGGGCACTGAGGGCTTTGGGATTGTGCTGCTTGAAGCTATGGCACACCGCATTCCGATTATTGCAAGCAGGGCAGGAGGCATTCCGGATGTTCTTGATAATGGCGAGTGCGGTATGCTGGTGGAGCCACATAATCCCCAGAAACTCAAAGATGCAATAGACATTATGGCCAGAGACAAAGAGATGCGTTTGGGATATGTTGAAAAAGCTCAGAACCGACTTAGAGAACTTTATGTGTGGTAA